The Pithys albifrons albifrons isolate INPA30051 chromosome 1, PitAlb_v1, whole genome shotgun sequence genome contains the following window.
GGAGCATCAGTCAAAATCTGAGGTGCAGATGTagcaagagatttttaaaaaatatgatttaCTTACAAAAGGATTCAAGACcatctgttgtagtttgggattattatgtaaattctctacCCTGCCgctaactgcccatgccagcagttaacaaaagaagtagttactgctgatcacttggatgggggcaggtttgtctcttttgtttttggggacatctttttttttccttagctcggcggaacgcaggagcggtggctgccgaggagggaacctgctctgctggcactgctggggcttctggctgagacgctgtttttGTCCTCACtgcggctgtttctcctggttcctgcatctgggatcccggcctctgttccagtctcaccaccgcctgcaccgtcacggcctgcccgccccagctgggacagtgacccgggagagagaagtttgcagctgcttttgcaggacacggggtggttccccactttcagctttctttttccttcatctgggacaagagacacagagttcatctgggagctcaccactcgtctgtctcgctggagaggaactgggaactactgggaactcactccgcagccagccggactgtgacatttgacactgcttaagtataactttcctcctggaggaaaacctgctgggttttgttgtttttttttctttctcttgtggtgttggggaagcggtttgcactagtctgtttatatatagcagttaagaacagttatccttcttgtattaaattccttttttttccttaaattttataaagagtggcgtgattattgtggagaaggccccctccccggcttgtgggtaaacattttggggttttttcccctcaaaccaagacaccatCCTTGTTAGGGTTTGCCTTATGAAGCTTTAACAACACTTATATAACATGCTGTGTTCTCACTTGCTGTCATTTCTCCATTTGGTATTCTTGCATGTCTCTGCTCACAGTGCTAAACACAGGGTCCTTTCACTGTGAAAATATCATAGTAAAAATGTAGTAAGCCCTCCCCCCCCATATTTATTCTAAAAAATAAAGCTCATGACAGTTAAATTGCTAGCAATGCCTCTAAGTCCCTCTAGGGACCACATACgccttaaaaattactttgatgttttttcttaattttccagGAGACAAAATCTAAAACCAGCTATGTGCATAGAAAGTTAAAGAAACAGCAAGCTTTTGAGTGTGAAGGAGACATAAGAATGGGAAATTAAGTCTGTAAGTGACTAGGACCCTTCATATGCctgttttcctttaattcaGGGAAGCCCTGTTGCTTCCAGATGAagttaatttttcagtccaAAGCTACAGGAGAGACATAGAGAGATTTTCTAAAGCAGTCTTTCTGCAGCCTGAACCACTTGACCCTCAGCAGAAGGAAATACCACTCTTCACATTAGCATTTTAGCTCTGGTTCAGGAGCACATGTGCCTATGATTGCCCGATGGAGTGTGTCACAGTGAGCAGGAGAGCATCACATGATTGTGATACTCCCCTCTATTGCGATTCTcctctctactctgctcttgtgagaccccacatggagtgctgcatccagctctggggcccccaacaTGAGAAGGACTTGGACCTGTTAAGGAAAGGCCAGgggaggccatgaagatgatcagagagctggagcacctctcccaTGAAGATGGACTGAGtcagttggggttgttcagcctggagaagaggtggCTCCAGCTAGACCCTAGAGCcgccttccagtacctaaagaggTGTTATAAGAGATCTGGAGAGGTCATGTAGTGATATGACAAGGGGGAATAACTtgaaactgaaagagggaaggtttagattagtaattaggaagaaattctttgctatgagggtggtgaaacactggcacaggctacccagagaagctgtggatgccccatccctgaaagttttaaaagtcaggttggatggggctttgagcaacctggtctagtgaaataTGTCCCTGACTGCAGCAGAAGGTGGGGACttgatgagctttaaggtcccttttaacccagaccattctatcattctagCATTTTATGATTTTTGTGTTAATCAATGCATTATCCCATTCATTTTCATGATATATCTTCTACCTTCCTCAACACACATCTTGTCATcatagtttttattttgctttaactCCTAAGTGTGTTGAGAAAAACGGGTGCATATTTTGCTGTTTATCATTTCCTTCTGAGGTACATATTCCATTATGCTACAGCAGCATGCTgcactggcagcagagcagtCACTGGACTTGTCCTCCCTGTCTTAGAGCTGTTGATGCTTCTCTTGGTCCTTTGGGATGGGCAAGACAGAAATGACCTGCTGCCTTGTTGGCTGATAGGACTGGAAATAAGATCCATCCAAAACAACCAAATGTAATCACAGCCAGAAGGAGTCAGTTTTAACAGTGACACTATCCCAGCTCTTATTCTGATTTACTGCATCATAGCTGAGACAGTTAAAATGACAAACTAAAAGACAGTGTAAATGAAGTGCAAGTGCAGATTTCCTGAGGTAGCCTAATATTGTTTGAGGTGCTTCAGCTTTCCTGCCAGCATTAAGTGTGACCTGCCAGGAAATATGACTGGCCCCATGTGATGTGCAGCCCTGTACCTCTCACACAATGTGCTTCCCTGTCTTTCTGCAGGGATTCTTCAGATCTTACTCAAAATCAGTAAAACTCAGAAGCACATGAGGACATGACAGGCAGCCTGACAGTTTGGAGAAGAACATGTTTTATGGGGTCTGTTACTGTAGGGGATAATTATGGAAATGCTGGACTTGACTCAGACACCAATTCTGGTGATGCACTTTAGCAAGAGTCAAAAAGTGTTATTGCTGAAAAGTGCTATTTCTGTTTCCTTACAAATTATTTTGGGATTATCCAAAGATATGAACTAAAATCAGGCCCTCAAAGCCACTGTCCACCACAGAGATCTCCCGTGTCCAACACCTCAAATGCCCCTGGGTAAATGCTACTCCTAACCCATCATCAATGAAGTCGACATCAGGACCACCAGGATGCTGAGGCAAAGACAGACAGCATCTAAACAAGCCTCTTTAGACAGCAATCCCCAAGTAAGACCTTTTACCCTGAATAAGCCAGTAGTAAAAACCTTTAAGAACCAAGGATGTCTTAATGAAAATCCTGAGGCAACTGTGTCCTCTTAAGGCACCTTCTAAAGCAAGACTGCACACAGAGATACCCACTCAACCAAACTAGTAAAATTGATTCAGAGAAACCCAACTACAAAAGAAAGCTCCTAAACCAAAATAGTCCCTCTCCTATGCCTCTCTCGGTCTCCTGCACCTGGCTGTTTCCACCCCTGGAGTTTGTACCACAGCTGAGGATAGGACCCATGTGGGTAAGATGGCTTTGGAGACTGTTCACTATGTTGACAGAGGGCTTGTGCCTGATcagaagagaaggggaaaggatGGCAATCATTCCTGCACCCTCTTTGCTGCTTGGAGGCCAAGGGTATGCTGGCATCTGCCCgtcttccctgtccctctctccACTCAAACAGATATATGACAATTTTCTTACCTTGACCATCCCATGAACAGGGAATCAGAGAGAAAATGTTGAGCTAAGCATGACTACTACTGACTCCCATGCACCCAGCTATGTGTTTCATAGAGGACCAGGATAATGAGGCAAAGAAGAAACAACAGTCAGGGGACAAATGCCAGAGACTTtatgggaaaacagaaaagagtaaGGATGTTATGAAACTTCTATAAGGAATACTTTTATAGTATTTATAATATATCCTTCCAGGAATTGGAGGAGCTATTGACTTCCTTGAAGGCAcagaggctctgcagagagaccaggacaaattagaggactgagTAATTACCAATACCATGAAGCTTAAAAAGACAAGCACctgattctgcacctgggatggggcaatctTGGATATTTGTACAGGCTGCGGAATGAGACACTGGAAAACAGTGCCACaaaaagggacctgggagtgctggtggatggcaagttgaatatgagtcagcagtgccctggcagccaggagggccaaccgtgtcctggggggcatcaggcacagcatcaccagccagtcgagggaggggattgtcctgctctgctctgcactggggcagcctcgccttgaatattgtgtgcagttttgggcattGCAAATAGGAAAGATATTAACTTCTGAGAATGTGTCCAAATCGTCAAGGGCCTTAAAGGGAAGCCATACAAGGAGAGGCTGAAGTCACTTGGCTcattcagcctggaggagattgaggggagacctcatggcagtctacagcttcctcacAATAGGAAGCGAAGGCACAGGCTAGTGTTAAGGGATGTTTAGGTCAGATATGGGGTAGAACTTCTTTACTACATAGGTGACTAAActctggcacaggctgcccagagaggttgtggagtcttcATCACTGGACATACTGAAaagctgtctggacacaatTCAGAGTAACATGCTTTGGAGTGAGCCTGTTTTATCAGAGGGGTTGGATAGTATGATCTCTAGAGGTCCCTTCAGTCccatccattctgtgattctgtgatttattagTCTTGGATTTATATTTGGCATCCAGTAATTAAAGGCggcagcagaaaaataaacttctgtAACACAATAAATAAGAGGTTGAAGTATTTTTTGTCATGTAGGACATTATGAAAAAGCATATGTGTGTGagtctatatatatatatacatatgcagGTGCATACATgctcatatttatttattcacattttgcatttatatatttatggaCATGAGCACTCATCTTGATTTGAAAagtcaataaataaatatttagtaaTCAGTACCAAACGTCTCAAAACTGATGTCTTGTGTAGCCCTATTCCATTAATATCCCAGTAATGTTTTTTCAAAAAGAACACATTCAGAACTAGCCCTATTCCATCACAAAATTGCAATGTAAATCTGAagtataaaaaaatgaaaccttttTCCCTAAGTGATGTCTCAGAATTCATACCTGGTCTGATGAAACCCATTCATCAATAGGGGAAAATGCAAAACCAACTCCAAATTCCTCTTGTCCTACATCTTGCTAAATTTTGCTTGACATCCTTATTAAGAGAGAATTTTCACTTGCAGTTTCATTGTGACTCCCACTTTGGCCTGAGGTGACAGATGAAACTTTTGACATGCTGTCTCTTTTAAGAAGTTGATAAGCTGTCTATTTTTCACACACATGAATACTGTGtggaaaagatttaaaaaatctcTACTGACAGCTGTGAAATCAACAACAGGTTTTTGGCCTGATGcggtgtgctggtttaaaggtaaactggcaagagaaatgaaaaccagctcaacagagattacaagtcagagttacaatttactaaaaaatataacaataaatacaatgatacagagaaaaaattgttttaacccacaaaccccataTATATAACCCAGCACTCTGGTGCataaacagaatggtgtttgttggcccctgtgctgagtgccatgtggtcccctgagtccaaagtaaaaggaaaggaaaacctgttggtgcagatgacagctGCAATgtggtcaagagtggcagtcacagtcctgttgaggttctggtcttCCTCTGGATTtgatgagtggtaccagaagtaCCCAAACCCCAAGATCATATACCCTaaggttcaggtgggaatgcccagtacctgcCCCAGTGTGAGGaatttcacaatgggtgatttaattctgtgagtcatgggatatttttggaatctttgatggtcaAGGTTCTTGCAACCAcctattgtgccagtccctaaGAGCCCATTAtcagacatgacccctcaggctgggtgtcctccccagaggggagttatcacagccaagacattggtgtgaagacagaaacattcctggGCCTTGCAGTGTTCTTTAGtacccagcttgtagcctgaggtgtcaggagagacctgggcagctgctgcaaatgatccattattaatgGTTTATCAGAAATTGTATacagggtgtagaatacacagttttggtcaTACCCACATGGAAATAAACTGGTCCCGGCTGCTGTAACCAGGACATGCTGGTATAGCAAACAATGGGTTTTACCCTATGGTGTGCAGACCCACGGGATTCATAGATTATTCTAGGAAACCACAGTATGTAAGAAAAAACCATCAACTCTGTTGTCAGTCAGATCAAAAGTGCTATTGGAGGGTTCACAGCTTAAGACGAAAGCAGAAAGTTGTCACAAAGCATCATTCTCAAATGTGGACATGTCATTTTCCAAAATGCAAATGTCTGTGTTCAGTGAAAGCACTACCAAAATGTGTAAGCAAGAGCATAAGTGCATCAAGGCTGAACATTGCATTTTGAAAAATTCTGCACAAGCTCCTTGGAAAATTGCTGCACACTGGCTGGGCTCTGGAGAACTTCCATTTgtatgaggaaaagaaagagatctGGCAAAAATTCAAACTCTTCAACATCCCACTGAAGAAAGTAAAGGGACTCTATTAAACTGTTTAGGACTAAACCCACTCTCTCCCATCAAAGGCAATGTTCCCAATTACAACTAATTTATCATTGTGGAGGGTATCAGGAGAATTCcaatttttaaagcagaatgaAGCGATGAAAATGTAATAcccaaaaataaagatgaaataaaattatattgaaGACTCATGAGAAATTGAAATTGATTTGAAGGCTGATATAATCTTCCTCCAGTAGAAGACAGTATTATATCTTCTTCCCATACAAAAATGTATAAGAGGCAATCAAATTTTATTGTTTCAGAAAAGATGTGCCATAAGTGGAGGTGGTAACAGAACAGTCAGATTGTTATGCTGCTCTAGGGACTTTTGCTCATGCACTGTGGGATTGACCAGCTGCCTCTaacaaatgtggaaaaatataaaacaagtTGCAAACTACAGTGATGCTAGACTTTCAAAATCCAAATAGAGTATTCAGTAAGTGCCCAAACCCAGGAAACCCAGGAAAATATGTTAATAATTATCTTAATTTCTATGGAAGGacacagataaaaaaattaagtctgAGTAGGAAGACAAGTGAGTGTGAAGACCATAACTATAAGAAATTCAAATTCTTTTGCAAGGAACTCTGTCTTGGTGTGGTCAGATGCTTTTCCGGTTCAAGCaagattaattaaaattattcaggTTATTTAGACCTCAGTACTTCTGTACTGTATTGTGGTGTATAGTAAACCTGCATGGCATGTGTGTGGAGAAAAGTCCGAAGTCTGAACTGTGACTGTGTTGAAATTCACAACACATTGCCTTAAAAACCAAGGATTTCCATCTCATAAACCATACTAGGATAGAAATCATAACAGTGCAAGGTTCAGAGAAATGTAGAGAGGTCATGTAGTGAAGATGTGCACTTAAAACATCCCAAGTACATCTGTCTGTGGTCAGGAATAAAAGTCCAGTGCAGGAGATTCACCTTAGATAACCTTGTTTGGAGATGTGTGTCCCAAGCCAGAGGGCTGTGAAGGAAGCCCCAGTATGTTTTAAGAACACAGTCCAGCACATTAAACACCGAGTCACTTCTCAACATAAAGTATAATGCATAATAAGCAGATACCCTTTCCTCCAAATC
Protein-coding sequences here:
- the CYSLTR2 gene encoding cysteinyl leukotriene receptor 2 isoform X2 gives rise to the protein MESLAQTVNISKMALDDNFTNSSFNSSIDGFKQLGGTQERWLPRREPALLALLGLLAETLFLSSLRLFLLVPASGIPASVPVSPPPAPSRPARPSWDSDPGERSLQLLLQDTGWFPTFSFLFPSSGTRDTEFIWELTTRLSRWRGTGNYWELTPQPAGL